The following DNA comes from Metopolophium dirhodum isolate CAU chromosome 8, ASM1992520v1, whole genome shotgun sequence.
atattagataataatcaAATGTTGGAAATTACAAGTCGTTCACTTCCCTCAAACGTCTGATTGCGGATCGTACAGTAGTTGCAGCGGTTGTAGAATATACATAAGCTCCACCTGCTACAGTTCGTCTACACCTTTTGCATGACCAAATTCCTACACAAGCTCTCTTCATggattcctaaaaaaaataaatacattttaaaccagTGTTAATCAactatcatacaattttaaaacaaactcAGTAGATTTTGTGAAAACTGAGATTTACCCTTAGACCATATACTATGGACAGAGCTACTGGCTTAATCTGAAGCCAACATAACTAAGGGGAATATGTACAAATGCACATGATTAACATTATGCATTCATGTAAACGATTGGTACAACTGTTATCATGCGCAATAGAAATCAGTCACATTGCGACTCGTCTCTATGATGTCGTCAACACTACTACGCGTTTATAATGCAGTAGCTCTatccatagtatatgatctaaggatTTACCAAATTAGACAAATAAATGATTACAGTCATCCGCTATTAagaagtaaatatattatttttttataatgctaacattgtacttatatttaaaaagaagaatattgtttattatattttgcgtgAATACCAattaattacaaactaaaaattataaaacatagcTTCAATCCCATGTTTATAAGTTATGAGCGTCTAAACCACTAGTTCTCAACCTACAGTCCATGAGCtggtataataaacataataataagatgtacattttataacagTAATTCACAttgaattgttaataattttaatcttttacctaaaatttatcaattataaacattataggcCTGCTATAaggaattatattgttttttgtttatttataatctaaaatgcatgaaataataaaatgattcttGTTTGTAAGAAAAATAATGACTAAAATTGAGGTGGTCCCTGACGCATCGAAAGTTCTGTAAGTGGTCCGTAGTGTCAAAGAGTTGTAAGGAACCActgatttaaactataaattattacaatttaaaaatgcttacaaatcttaattaaataacaataaaaatttcgTATAAAGCCAACGTAGGGACACAGGTAATGTTCAAAgattaaagtttgataatagctGAATTCTACTGCTAAACATACATTTACTATATTGCGTTTGGgtcagagagaaaacaaatggtgcgCAGACATCCATAATACTGAATAAAATGTTGTTCAGTAAACTATCATTTAattgctaaataaatatttatgatttaaattaggtatacaaaCACTTATCAGTTTGACagctaaacaaaatattattttaatattttaatttataagaaataggtaataatgtaaattattgtattgt
Coding sequences within:
- the LOC132951139 gene encoding large ribosomal subunit protein eL43 is translated as MAKRTKKVGIVGKYGTRYGASLRKMVKKIEITQHSKYTCSFCGKESMKRACVGIWSCKRCRRTVAGGAYVYSTTAATTVRSAIRRLREVNDL